Proteins from one Malaya genurostris strain Urasoe2022 chromosome 2, Malgen_1.1, whole genome shotgun sequence genomic window:
- the LOC131427303 gene encoding cysteine sulfinic acid decarboxylase-like, whose translation MEELNLLSKVFDILQSEHVLQPSETEKVFPYKEPLELTDALNLNLENSFALNSAEQEQVLRKIIQHSIKTCHPSYYNEMYAGPDLYGLTASWITDALNACQFTFEAAPVFSLVESAVVNFFLKLCGLEDGEGMFTPGGSIANMYAIAMARHKILPQNKSQGMYGQKPLKIFTSQDSHYSITKSANWLGIGEKNVVKIETDTTSRIDIGLLEKAIQDAIDRGSMPLLVSVTAGTTVFGAFDNLEKVADLCHQYRIWMHVDAAWGGAVVFSAQHRDLLIGIERADSVTLCPQKMLGAPLQCAMILLKHKGLLSNCNTTCAEYLFTADKYYDASYDTGDMSIQCGRKVDSFKLWFMLKARGSAWFGSAVDNAFLCARYFQTKISSSSFFKLVQTTPYQFTNVCFWFIPKRLQLISADEENDGWHAELYKVTLAMKERMVKKGTLMISYSSYPTKKLGYFFRLVLKCVPSPTIAKMDFIIDEMITIGSEL comes from the exons ATGGAAGAGTTGAATTTGTTATCAAAAGTCTTCGACATTCTACAATCAGAGCATGTTCTCCAACCTAGTGAAACCGAAAAGGTGTTTCCATATAAAGAACCTCTCGAACTCACG GACGCGCTAAATctaaatttggaaaattctttTGCTTTAAATTCGGCTGAGCAGGAACAAGTACTAAGGAAAATAATTCAACATTCCATCAAAACATGCCATCCGAGTTACTATAATGAAATGTACGCTGGACCAGATTTGTACGGACTCACCGCATCTTGGATAACGGATGCACTTAATGCTTGCCA ATTTACATTTGAAGCAGCACCGGTATTTTCGCTAGTGGAATCAGCTgttgtaaatttttttctcaagcTCTGCGGCCTCGAAGACGGAGAAGGCATGTTCACACCTGGTGGATCGATTGCGAACAT GTACGCGATAGCAATGGCTCGTCATAAAATTCTACCACAAAACAAATCGCAAGGAATGTACGGCCAAAAAccactgaaaattttcacttcacAAGAT TCGCATTACAGCATAACGAAGAGTGCCAATTGGCTGGGCATAGGCGAGAAGAATGTGGTGAAAATCGAAACGGATACCACATCCCGCATTGACATTGGTTTGCTGGAGAAAGCTATCCAGGACGCAATTGACCGGGGATCAATGCCTCTTCTTGTGTCGGTTACAGCCGGAACGACAGTTTTCGGTGCCTTCGATAATTTGGAAAAGGTCGCCGATTTGTGCCATCAGTATCGAATTTGGATGCACGTTGAT GCGGCCTGGGGAGGCGCAGTTGTTTTCTCAGCTCAACACAGAGACTTGCTAATAGGAATTGAACGTGCTGATTCTGTGACCTTGTGTCCCCAGAAAATGCTGGGAGCTCCACTTCAGTGTGCGATGATTCTTCTGAAGCATAAAGGTCTCCTTAGTAACTGTAATACCACTTGTGCGGAATATCTTTTTACTGCTGATAAATACTACGACGCATCCTATGACACCGGCGACATGAGCATCCAGTGTGGCAGAAAG GTTGACTCTTTCAAACTCTGGTTCATGTTGAAGGCACGTGGTTCAGCATGGTTCGGGTCTGCCGTGGATAACGCGTTCCTGTGTGCTCGATACTTCCAGACAAAAATTTCCAGCAGTTCCTTTTTCAAACTCGTCCAGACGACGCCGTATCAATTTACGAACGTTTGCTTCTGGTTTATCCCCAAACGACTCCAGCTGATTTCTGCTGACGAGGAAAATGATGGATGGCATGCCGAGCTTTATAAG GTTACGCTTGCGATGAAGGAAAGGATGGTGAAGAAAGGTACACTGATGATTAGTTATTCTTCTTATCCCACGAAAAAATTAGGTTATTTTTTTCGGCTGGTACTGAAGTGTGTACCGTCTCCTACAATTGCAAAAATGGACTTCATCATCGACGAAATGATTACCATCGGTAGTGAACTATGA